Proteins encoded by one window of Chryseobacterium foetidum:
- the purE gene encoding 5-(carboxyamino)imidazole ribonucleotide mutase: MVGIIMGSQSDLPIMEQAATFLKSLDIPYELTVVSAHRTPERMFEYAKTAKERGLKVIIAGAGGAAHLPGMVASCTTLPVIGVPILSSNSIDGWDSVLSILQMPGGIPVATVALNGALNAGILAAKIIASADEAVSENLQKYQDALKDKVLGTVDDIKSKHPNHYDI; this comes from the coding sequence ATGGTAGGAATAATAATGGGAAGTCAGAGCGACTTGCCGATCATGGAACAGGCAGCAACATTTTTAAAATCACTCGATATCCCTTATGAGCTCACGGTGGTTTCTGCCCACAGAACGCCCGAAAGAATGTTTGAGTATGCTAAAACAGCCAAAGAAAGAGGTCTGAAAGTAATCATTGCAGGGGCCGGAGGAGCGGCACATCTTCCGGGAATGGTAGCGAGTTGTACAACACTGCCTGTAATTGGAGTTCCTATTTTATCTAGCAATTCTATAGACGGATGGGATTCTGTTTTGTCGATTCTTCAGATGCCGGGCGGAATTCCGGTGGCGACTGTTGCTTTGAACGGAGCTTTGAATGCAGGAATTCTGGCAGCAAAAATCATTGCCAGTGCAGACGAGGCAGTTTCTGAAAATCTTCAGAAATACCAGGATGCTTTGAAAGATAAAGTTTTGGGAACGGTGGATGATATTAAATCTAAACATCCCAATCATTATGATATTTAA
- a CDS encoding DMT family transporter, with protein sequence MKDLKLTLAILTVAIVWGTTFLSIRVAVETIPGWFVAGIRQFLAAIIMMLILLYRKEFKWIGWNNLKYQLIFSTLMLIVANGMTTVAEERVTSSLASLVSACSPIIVFLGSIAIGLQKFSFRAMTGIILCFSGILFIFWDGLNDLANPEYLLGVIFLFIAIFGWASGTIFTKKLNLQSGNITLNLFYQFIFAGIVQLCFALVFSDDYNFENWSFKSISAMLYLSVFGSVAAFFAFHYALTKISPVQVSILTYFNTIISIFLSWLILNESISAKFLLAAVLIIGGVFIINYTPEMFKRKQIKQ encoded by the coding sequence TTGAAAGATCTCAAACTCACTTTAGCCATTCTCACCGTTGCCATCGTCTGGGGAACAACATTTTTATCAATACGGGTTGCTGTGGAAACCATTCCGGGATGGTTTGTGGCAGGGATCCGTCAGTTTCTGGCTGCTATTATCATGATGCTGATTCTTCTCTACCGAAAGGAATTTAAATGGATTGGCTGGAACAACCTGAAATATCAGCTTATTTTCTCAACGCTCATGCTCATTGTTGCCAACGGAATGACGACGGTTGCGGAAGAAAGAGTGACGAGCAGTCTGGCATCTCTGGTCAGTGCCTGTTCTCCGATTATCGTTTTTCTGGGAAGCATTGCAATTGGTCTGCAAAAGTTCAGTTTCCGGGCGATGACGGGGATTATTCTCTGTTTCAGCGGAATTCTTTTTATCTTTTGGGACGGTTTGAATGACCTTGCCAATCCGGAATATCTTTTGGGTGTGATTTTCCTGTTTATCGCTATTTTCGGTTGGGCATCAGGAACGATTTTCACAAAGAAACTGAATCTGCAAAGTGGTAATATTACCCTGAATCTCTTCTACCAGTTTATCTTTGCCGGAATTGTGCAGCTTTGTTTCGCATTGGTATTTTCAGATGATTACAATTTTGAAAACTGGAGCTTTAAAAGTATTTCAGCGATGCTTTATCTTTCGGTTTTCGGTTCTGTGGCGGCATTTTTTGCATTTCACTATGCTTTAACTAAAATTTCGCCTGTGCAGGTTTCTATTTTAACTTATTTCAATACGATTATTTCCATTTTCCTCAGCTGGCTGATTTTAAATGAAAGTATTTCAGCTAAATTTTTACTGGCTGCAGTTCTGATTATTGGCGGTGTTTTTATCATTAACTACACGCCGGAAATGTTTAAAAGAAAGCAGATTAAACAATAA
- a CDS encoding cation:proton antiporter: MILSLHNLSLPLEDPVLKFLIVLIIILAAPLLLNKIKVPHLLGLIIAGAVIGPNGFNVLARDSSIVVTGTTGLLYIMFLAGLEIDMGDFKKNKWKSLTFGLYTFIVPFVLGFAGAYYILDFSILTSILFASLFSSHTLIAYPLVSKLGVAKNLSVNITVGGTMITDVLALLVLAVIVGMSQGEVGTEFWLKLSGSFLVFGLIVLVIFPIIGRWFFKKVDDKISQYIFVLVMIYLAALLAELAGVEAIIGAFFAGLALNRLIPHTSSLMNRVEFVGNAIFIPFFLISVGMLIDFKVFFKSWETLEVAAVMLVASIIGKYISAVATQKTFRLTKEEGKLIFGLSSASAAATLAAVMVGYNIILSESESGEPVRLLNEHVLNGSILLILISCTISSFVSMSSAQKIAESENEDTVSGNNHEEENILLALNYEKTVERMVNMGILIKAHSNTKDIFALNVINEDKNESSVKNAEKLLHQATDTAAAADVNLQALKRYDNDVINGVNNVIKEQKITDLLIGLEDEKGFSASFSHNLYNGYLQNDNVNVIVYHAAQPLSTIKKYAVIIPENAHKEAGFFHALVRVWNIARNSGATVVFYAKESILDILQKIVKKANIEAEFVIMNNWKDGEETAAKLKENEGLILFMAKRGMKSYLPKMRTVPDLLNRDLRDNNYLLIFPYSEYQEDNTEKRSVGNHDDFIEIGNVIMKIFK, encoded by the coding sequence ATGATTTTAAGCTTACACAATCTCAGCCTGCCTCTTGAGGATCCGGTTTTGAAATTTCTGATTGTTCTCATCATTATTCTGGCGGCTCCGCTTCTGCTGAATAAAATTAAAGTTCCGCATCTTTTGGGATTGATTATTGCTGGTGCCGTGATCGGCCCCAACGGCTTCAACGTGCTTGCCAGAGACAGCAGCATTGTAGTCACCGGAACTACCGGATTACTCTACATCATGTTTCTCGCCGGTCTGGAAATCGACATGGGCGATTTCAAAAAAAATAAATGGAAAAGTCTGACCTTCGGGCTTTATACCTTCATCGTTCCTTTTGTTTTAGGTTTTGCGGGAGCTTATTATATCCTTGATTTCTCCATTCTTACTTCAATACTGTTTGCGAGTTTATTTTCTTCCCACACACTGATTGCCTATCCTTTGGTGAGCAAGCTGGGCGTGGCAAAAAATCTTTCAGTCAATATAACAGTTGGCGGAACGATGATCACCGATGTACTTGCTCTATTGGTTTTGGCTGTAATAGTCGGGATGTCTCAGGGAGAAGTTGGAACTGAATTTTGGTTAAAACTTTCCGGATCATTTCTGGTATTTGGGTTGATTGTTTTGGTGATTTTTCCGATCATCGGAAGATGGTTTTTCAAAAAGGTGGATGATAAAATTTCGCAGTATATTTTCGTTTTGGTGATGATTTATCTCGCTGCACTTCTCGCCGAACTGGCAGGTGTGGAAGCGATTATCGGTGCATTCTTCGCAGGTTTGGCTTTAAACAGACTGATTCCGCATACCTCATCATTAATGAACCGTGTGGAATTTGTCGGAAATGCCATTTTTATCCCTTTCTTCCTGATCAGCGTCGGGATGTTGATTGATTTTAAAGTATTTTTCAAGAGCTGGGAAACACTGGAAGTCGCTGCGGTAATGCTTGTCGCGTCCATCATCGGGAAGTATATTTCTGCCGTTGCCACCCAAAAAACATTCAGACTCACCAAAGAAGAAGGAAAACTTATTTTCGGTTTGAGTTCTGCCTCTGCAGCTGCAACTTTGGCGGCTGTCATGGTAGGTTACAACATTATTCTTTCTGAAAGTGAATCCGGAGAACCCGTGCGATTACTAAACGAGCACGTGCTGAACGGAAGTATTTTACTGATTTTGATTTCATGTACAATTTCCTCTTTCGTATCGATGTCGAGTGCGCAGAAAATCGCTGAAAGCGAGAATGAAGACACTGTTTCAGGCAATAATCATGAAGAGGAAAATATTCTTTTAGCTTTAAATTACGAGAAAACCGTGGAAAGAATGGTAAATATGGGAATTTTAATAAAGGCTCATTCCAACACCAAAGATATTTTTGCTCTGAATGTCATTAACGAAGACAAAAATGAATCTTCTGTAAAAAATGCCGAGAAACTTTTACATCAGGCAACCGACACAGCGGCGGCGGCAGATGTGAATCTTCAGGCATTAAAAAGGTATGACAATGACGTGATTAATGGTGTAAACAACGTCATTAAAGAACAGAAAATCACTGATTTACTTATCGGTCTTGAAGATGAAAAAGGATTTTCTGCTTCATTTTCGCACAACCTTTATAATGGATATCTGCAAAACGATAATGTGAACGTTATTGTATATCATGCTGCTCAGCCGCTTTCTACTATTAAAAAATACGCAGTGATCATTCCTGAAAACGCTCACAAGGAAGCCGGATTTTTCCATGCACTCGTTCGTGTGTGGAATATTGCAAGAAATTCCGGTGCTACAGTTGTGTTTTATGCAAAAGAAAGTATTCTTGATATTCTACAGAAAATTGTGAAGAAAGCCAATATCGAAGCTGAATTTGTCATTATGAACAACTGGAAGGATGGTGAAGAAACGGCTGCCAAACTCAAAGAAAATGAAGGTCTTATTCTTTTTATGGCCAAACGCGGCATGAAATCTTACCTTCCAAAAATGCGCACGGTTCCTGATCTTCTCAACAGAGATTTGCGTGACAATAATTATTTATTGATATTTCCGTATTCTGAATATCAGGAAGATAATACCGAAAAACGATCCGTCGGAAATCACGATGATTTTATTGAAATTGGGAATGTGATTATGAAGATTTTTAAGTAA
- a CDS encoding thiol:disulfide interchange protein, with protein sequence MKSISFAEFESKQKVNPKPIIIHIYTEWCSICKIESFSLNKDKDLIKTINENFYFINFEAEKTKEKINFQGKEFNYLPNGNSGIHELVLALSKNRSQPVYPLWIILDENQNLIYYHEGQFKTEKIKEKLMGIIPKKSL encoded by the coding sequence ATGAAATCAATTTCATTTGCTGAATTTGAATCGAAGCAAAAAGTAAATCCGAAACCAATTATTATTCACATTTACACCGAATGGTGTTCCATCTGTAAAATCGAATCTTTCAGTTTGAACAAAGACAAAGATTTAATAAAAACCATCAATGAAAATTTTTATTTTATCAATTTTGAAGCTGAAAAAACAAAAGAGAAAATCAATTTTCAGGGAAAAGAATTTAACTATTTACCTAATGGAAATTCAGGGATTCATGAATTGGTTTTGGCTTTGTCTAAAAATAGAAGTCAGCCTGTTTATCCTTTGTGGATTATTTTAGATGAAAATCAGAATTTGATCTACTATCATGAAGGGCAGTTTAAGACTGAAAAAATTAAAGAGAAATTAATGGGAATTATTCCAAAAAAATCTCTTTAA
- a CDS encoding TonB-dependent receptor plug domain-containing protein encodes MKRILFSAVLFSGFCFSQETDSLDLNKKSDSVKIPVKKEKVSDIDDVVITGTIKPVSKSKSPVNVEIYSQKFFQKNPTPSVFEAIAMVNGVQPQLNCSVCNTGDIHINGLEGPYTMILIDGMPIVSSLSTVYGLSGIPNSLIERIEVVKGPASSLYGSEAMGGVINIITKNALTAPKLSVNLMTTTWSENNVDLSTKFNVGKNAASLLSLNYFSFNEKVDQNKDNFTDAALQNRISVFNKWNFKRKENRMASFALRYLYEDRFGGEMQWNKSHRGGDEVYGESIYTNRVEAFGMYQLPLKEQIFTQFSYNYHDQNSFYGNTPYEALQKVAFAQTYWDKKLGNHDFILGLTFKKTFYDDNTPGTMASDEVINQPMKSPIFGAFIQDQWEINEKNTVLLGYRFDYDKIHHAVHSPRFAWKFSPNPYHTFRFNFGTGFRVVNLFTEDHAALTGSREVVIQADLKPEKSINGNLNYVWKIPVGDRLINVDASAFYTYFSNKIVGDFDSEPDKIIYDNLNGYGISRGASVNVDFSFNFPLTVNLGVTYLDVYQKFDDEREKSRQLHAPKWSGTYNLTYKFKNNLAIDFTGQFYGPMRLPVLPNDYRPEYSPLYSLANIQVSKSFESGFEVYCGVKNLFNFTPRDPLMRPFDPFDNNVNDPINNPNQYTFDTTYGYAPMQRIRGFLGVKYNLK; translated from the coding sequence ATGAAGCGAATATTATTTTCTGCCGTACTTTTTTCAGGATTTTGTTTCTCCCAGGAAACGGACAGTTTAGATTTGAATAAAAAATCTGACTCAGTAAAAATTCCGGTAAAAAAGGAAAAAGTAAGTGATATTGACGATGTGGTGATTACAGGAACGATAAAACCGGTAAGCAAATCGAAAAGTCCGGTGAATGTGGAAATTTACAGTCAGAAATTTTTTCAGAAAAATCCTACGCCGAGTGTTTTTGAAGCGATCGCGATGGTTAACGGTGTTCAGCCACAGCTTAACTGTTCGGTTTGTAACACTGGAGACATTCACATCAATGGTCTGGAAGGGCCGTACACCATGATTTTGATTGACGGAATGCCAATTGTCAGTTCGCTTTCCACAGTTTACGGTTTGAGTGGAATTCCCAACAGCCTGATTGAAAGAATTGAAGTGGTCAAAGGTCCTGCCTCGTCGCTGTACGGTTCTGAAGCGATGGGTGGAGTCATTAATATTATCACAAAAAATGCCTTAACTGCTCCAAAACTAAGCGTCAATTTGATGACAACGACTTGGTCGGAAAACAATGTAGATCTTTCAACAAAATTTAATGTCGGTAAAAATGCGGCGTCTTTACTGAGTTTAAATTATTTCAGTTTTAACGAAAAAGTAGATCAGAATAAAGATAATTTCACTGATGCGGCGCTTCAAAACAGAATTTCAGTTTTTAATAAATGGAATTTTAAACGGAAAGAAAACCGAATGGCAAGTTTTGCTTTAAGATATTTATACGAAGACCGTTTTGGCGGAGAAATGCAGTGGAATAAATCGCATCGTGGCGGCGACGAAGTGTATGGAGAAAGCATCTATACAAACAGGGTAGAAGCTTTCGGGATGTATCAGTTGCCTTTGAAAGAGCAGATTTTCACACAGTTTTCTTACAATTATCACGACCAGAATTCATTTTACGGAAACACGCCTTACGAAGCGTTGCAGAAAGTCGCCTTTGCACAAACGTATTGGGATAAAAAGCTGGGAAATCATGATTTTATTTTGGGTCTGACCTTCAAAAAGACATTTTATGATGATAATACTCCCGGAACGATGGCTTCGGATGAAGTAATCAATCAGCCGATGAAGTCACCGATTTTTGGAGCGTTTATTCAGGATCAGTGGGAAATTAATGAAAAGAATACGGTCTTGCTGGGTTACCGTTTTGATTACGATAAAATCCATCATGCCGTGCATTCACCGCGTTTTGCATGGAAATTTTCTCCCAATCCGTATCATACTTTCAGATTCAATTTCGGGACGGGTTTCAGAGTGGTGAATTTATTTACCGAAGATCATGCGGCTTTGACAGGCTCCCGTGAAGTGGTGATTCAGGCTGATCTAAAACCTGAAAAATCGATCAACGGAAATTTAAATTATGTCTGGAAAATTCCCGTTGGAGATCGTTTAATCAATGTGGATGCTTCTGCATTTTACACCTATTTCAGCAACAAAATCGTCGGTGATTTTGATTCTGAACCCGATAAAATTATTTATGATAATCTGAATGGTTACGGAATTTCCCGAGGTGCATCGGTGAATGTGGATTTTAGTTTTAATTTTCCTCTGACTGTCAATCTTGGGGTCACTTATCTGGATGTTTATCAGAAATTTGATGATGAAAGAGAAAAATCCCGCCAGCTGCATGCACCGAAATGGAGCGGAACATACAATCTAACCTATAAATTTAAGAACAATCTTGCCATCGATTTTACCGGACAGTTTTACGGCCCGATGCGGTTGCCGGTTTTGCCGAACGATTACCGACCGGAATATTCTCCGCTGTATTCGTTGGCGAATATTCAGGTGTCTAAGAGTTTTGAATCTGGGTTTGAAGTGTATTGCGGAGTGAAGAATTTATTCAATTTTACGCCGAGAGATCCGTTGATGCGCCCGTTTGATCCGTTTGATAATAATGTGAATGACCCGATCAATAATCCGAATCAATATACTTTCGATACGACGTATGGATATGCGCCGATGCAGAGAATTAGGGGGTTTTTGGGTGTGAAGTATAATTTGAAATAA
- a CDS encoding homogentisate 1,2-dioxygenase yields MRYHHSGNIPQKRHTVFKSPEDKFYYEQLFGTEGFHGISSLLYHIHRPTQIKSIGEPKDVAPKIAVDKNVTPRMFKGMNVTPEDDFMDSRKFLMVNNDLKMGLSKPRKSMDYFYKNAECDELLYVHNGSGTLKTFVGNLEFSFGDYLIIPRGTIYQVELNSDDTVFFVVESHSPIYTPKRYRNEFGQLLEHSPFCERDIIAPTFVEPKDEKGDFLIKVKKENQITDFIYATHPFDVVGWDGYFYPYKFNIKNFEPITGRIHQPPPVHQTFEAHNFVVCSFCARMYDYHPMAIPAPYNHSNIDSDEVLFYTEGDFMSRNHIDLMDFTLHPGGVVHGPHPGAMERSIGKKFTEEYAVMVDPFRPLKITEEAIKVEDPSYKTSWLESEDHSLEDRSQE; encoded by the coding sequence ATGAGATATCATCATTCGGGAAATATCCCACAAAAAAGACACACGGTTTTTAAATCTCCGGAGGATAAATTCTACTACGAACAGCTTTTCGGAACGGAAGGTTTTCACGGAATTTCTTCTCTACTCTATCATATACACCGTCCGACGCAGATCAAATCGATTGGCGAGCCGAAAGACGTTGCTCCAAAAATTGCGGTTGATAAAAACGTGACGCCAAGAATGTTTAAAGGAATGAATGTGACTCCTGAAGACGATTTTATGGACAGCCGAAAGTTTCTGATGGTGAACAATGACCTGAAAATGGGATTGTCGAAGCCAAGGAAATCGATGGATTATTTCTACAAAAACGCCGAGTGCGATGAACTTTTATACGTTCACAACGGAAGCGGAACTTTGAAAACTTTTGTCGGAAATCTTGAATTTTCATTTGGTGATTATTTAATTATTCCCAGAGGTACGATTTATCAGGTGGAATTAAATTCTGATGACACCGTATTTTTCGTGGTGGAAAGTCACTCTCCAATTTATACTCCGAAGCGTTACAGAAACGAATTCGGGCAGCTTTTGGAACATTCTCCATTCTGCGAAAGAGACATCATCGCACCGACTTTTGTGGAACCGAAAGACGAAAAAGGCGATTTTTTAATTAAAGTAAAAAAAGAAAACCAGATTACCGATTTCATCTACGCAACGCATCCTTTTGATGTTGTGGGTTGGGACGGTTATTTTTATCCTTATAAATTCAATATCAAAAACTTCGAGCCGATTACGGGAAGAATTCACCAACCACCGCCAGTCCATCAGACTTTTGAGGCACACAATTTTGTGGTTTGTTCGTTCTGTGCGAGAATGTACGATTACCATCCGATGGCAATTCCTGCACCTTACAATCACTCTAATATCGATTCTGATGAAGTCTTATTCTATACGGAAGGTGATTTTATGAGCCGAAACCATATCGATTTAATGGATTTCACACTCCATCCAGGCGGAGTCGTTCACGGACCTCATCCAGGAGCGATGGAAAGGAGTATCGGGAAAAAATTCACTGAAGAATATGCGGTAATGGTCGATCCTTTCCGTCCGTTAAAAATTACTGAGGAAGCGATTAAAGTTGAAGATCCTTCTTATAAAACTTCGTGGCTGGAAAGTGAGGATCACAGTTTGGAGGACAGGTCGCAGGAATAG
- a CDS encoding DUF6169 family protein, with protein MQNHYNYVFDSITNTYNFATKNNILYRVIFVVDETFSAISGEEIPNIFQLIIEKTSNELEPFDAKVSKTIENIVDKFFQKTENSLIYVCSEDNQKAESRHRIFDRWYQIQSIKI; from the coding sequence TTGCAAAACCATTATAATTACGTTTTTGACTCCATAACAAACACGTATAATTTCGCAACTAAAAACAATATTCTATATCGAGTTATATTTGTTGTTGACGAAACTTTTTCAGCTATTTCGGGAGAAGAAATTCCTAATATTTTTCAGTTAATCATTGAAAAGACAAGTAACGAATTAGAACCATTTGACGCCAAAGTTTCAAAAACGATTGAAAATATTGTAGATAAATTTTTTCAAAAAACAGAAAATAGTTTAATCTATGTATGTTCAGAGGATAATCAGAAAGCTGAATCAAGACATAGAATATTCGACAGATGGTATCAAATTCAGAGTATAAAAATATAA
- a CDS encoding acetyl-CoA hydrolase/transferase family protein produces the protein MYNYISAEEAIYTIKSGNRVFFHGSACTPNHLIDELARQSHRLDNVEMVSITQQGNVEIAKPEYKDKFFVNSLFVSTPVRDAVNSDRGDFVPVFLSEIPILFRKNILPLDVALITVSPPDKHGFCTLGTSVDVARAAVDTAKIIVAIVNPLMPRTHGDGMLHISKIHKLVWHEEELPTVDYGAKVGPDEMLVGKNVAELIDDRSTLQMGIGTIPDAVLKCLGNHKDLGVHTEMLSDGVIDLIQNDVINNKYKGYNDNKTITSFCFGTRKLYDYVDDNTVFSFDDVSTVNFPINIMRNHKMVAINSAIEIDLTGQVCADSIGTMQYSGIGGQMDFMRGAALSDDGKPIIAITSRTKRGVSRIVPFLKQGAGVVTTRGHIHWVVTEYGSVYLYGKNLRQRAQELISIAHPDDREMLERAAFERFKH, from the coding sequence ATGTATAATTATATCAGTGCAGAAGAAGCTATTTATACCATTAAAAGCGGTAACCGTGTGTTTTTTCATGGAAGCGCGTGTACTCCAAATCATTTGATTGATGAGCTGGCAAGACAGTCTCACCGTCTGGATAATGTGGAAATGGTCTCCATTACCCAACAGGGAAATGTGGAAATCGCAAAACCTGAGTACAAAGACAAATTTTTTGTGAATTCACTTTTTGTTTCGACGCCGGTACGTGATGCAGTCAATTCTGACCGGGGAGATTTTGTTCCGGTTTTTTTAAGTGAAATTCCAATCTTATTCAGAAAAAATATTCTGCCGCTGGATGTTGCTTTGATTACGGTTTCGCCGCCCGATAAACATGGTTTCTGTACATTGGGAACCTCTGTAGATGTTGCCAGAGCAGCCGTCGATACTGCAAAAATTATCGTAGCAATTGTAAATCCTTTGATGCCAAGAACGCACGGCGACGGAATGCTTCACATCAGTAAAATTCATAAATTGGTTTGGCATGAAGAAGAGCTTCCAACAGTAGATTACGGCGCAAAAGTAGGTCCTGATGAAATGCTGGTAGGGAAAAACGTTGCCGAACTTATCGACGACAGATCGACTTTACAAATGGGTATCGGAACTATTCCTGATGCGGTTTTAAAATGTCTGGGAAATCACAAAGACTTAGGCGTTCACACCGAAATGCTGAGCGACGGGGTGATTGATTTAATTCAAAATGACGTTATCAACAATAAATACAAAGGTTATAATGACAATAAAACCATCACGAGTTTCTGTTTCGGGACGAGAAAATTATACGATTATGTTGATGATAACACCGTTTTTTCTTTCGATGATGTAAGCACGGTCAATTTCCCGATTAATATTATGAGAAATCATAAAATGGTTGCTATCAATTCAGCCATTGAAATCGATTTGACAGGTCAAGTCTGCGCAGATTCTATCGGAACCATGCAATACAGCGGTATCGGCGGACAAATGGATTTTATGCGTGGAGCAGCATTAAGTGACGATGGAAAACCAATTATTGCCATCACTTCAAGGACGAAAAGAGGCGTTTCGAGAATTGTACCTTTCCTGAAACAGGGAGCTGGAGTTGTGACGACCAGAGGTCACATTCACTGGGTAGTTACAGAATACGGAAGCGTTTATCTCTACGGTAAAAATCTTAGACAGCGAGCTCAGGAATTAATCAGCATTGCGCATCCTGATGACAGAGAGATGTTGGAGAGAGCGGCTTTTGAGAGATTTAAACATTAA
- the hppD gene encoding 4-hydroxyphenylpyruvate dioxygenase, producing the protein MSTLTFAEKIAQAENFLPINGTDYIEFYVGNAKQAAHYYKTAFGFQSVAYAGPETGVRDRASYVLQQGKIRLILTTGLKSDSPISEHVKKHGDGVKILALWVDDAYSAFEETTKRGGKPYLEPTTLTDEFGEVRMSGIYTYGETVHMFIERKNYTGPFMPGYQKWESDYKPEEAGLLYVDHCVGNVDWDRMIPTVEWYEKVMGFVNILSFDDKQINTEYSALMSKVMSNGNGFAKFPINEPAEGKKKSQVEEYLDFYEGEGVQHIAVATKDIIHTVTELKKRGVEFLSAPPEAYYDMVPERVGHIDEDIKKLQSLGILIDHDEEGYLLQIFTKPVEDRPTLFFEIIERHGAQSFGAGNFKALFEALEREQEKRGNL; encoded by the coding sequence ATGTCAACATTAACATTTGCCGAAAAAATTGCTCAGGCAGAGAACTTTTTGCCAATTAACGGTACAGATTATATCGAGTTTTATGTGGGAAATGCAAAGCAGGCAGCTCATTATTATAAGACAGCATTCGGTTTTCAGTCGGTTGCATATGCCGGTCCTGAGACGGGTGTGAGAGATCGTGCATCCTACGTTCTTCAGCAGGGAAAAATCAGATTAATCCTAACTACAGGTTTAAAATCTGACTCGCCAATTAGTGAGCATGTAAAAAAACATGGCGATGGTGTTAAAATTCTGGCACTTTGGGTTGATGATGCCTATTCAGCTTTCGAAGAAACTACAAAAAGAGGTGGAAAACCTTATTTGGAACCAACAACTTTAACTGACGAATTTGGCGAAGTAAGAATGTCCGGAATTTACACTTACGGAGAAACCGTTCACATGTTCATCGAAAGAAAAAATTATACAGGACCTTTCATGCCTGGCTACCAAAAGTGGGAAAGCGATTACAAGCCTGAAGAAGCAGGATTACTGTACGTTGACCACTGTGTAGGAAATGTAGACTGGGACAGAATGATCCCTACTGTTGAATGGTACGAGAAAGTAATGGGCTTTGTGAACATCCTTTCTTTTGACGACAAACAGATTAACACGGAATATTCTGCATTGATGTCTAAAGTAATGTCTAACGGAAACGGTTTTGCAAAATTCCCTATCAACGAGCCTGCAGAAGGTAAAAAGAAATCTCAGGTAGAAGAATATCTTGATTTCTACGAAGGAGAAGGTGTTCAGCACATTGCAGTAGCAACAAAAGACATTATTCACACGGTTACTGAATTGAAAAAAAGAGGTGTGGAATTCCTTTCTGCTCCACCGGAAGCTTACTATGATATGGTTCCTGAAAGAGTGGGTCACATCGACGAAGACATCAAAAAACTTCAGAGCTTAGGCATCCTGATTGACCATGATGAGGAAGGTTATTTGCTTCAGATTTTCACAAAACCAGTTGAAGACCGTCCTACCCTATTCTTCGAAATCATCGAAAGACACGGGGCTCAGAGCTTCGGTGCCGGTAATTTCAAAGCATTATTTGAAGCTTTGGAAAGAGAGCAGGAAAAAAGAGGAAATCTTTAA